CATATGACCAAGCCCTCCTGTTCTTGAACCAATGCACAGAACACCCTTTCTTCCAAACTCGACAGCAACCAAACCAAATGGCTCATCTCTAGAAGGAATTAATGCAAAATCAGTTCCAGCGAACAGAAAAGGAGGAACCGCCGTAAATACTGGCTTGCATAGAACTCGAGTCGGAAAACGTTTGGCTATTTGCTCAAGTTTTTCTGCTGCGAATTGGCCATGCAAATCAATCACAGGACCAATCGTAATCAACTGCACATTGTGTTCCGTCAAAAGTTTAGGAGCAAGATCAGCAATCAAATCTATGCCTTTTTGATGTGACCACCTACCAACAAATACTAGTAATTGTGCTGAAGGATCAACATCCAAATTCGCCCATTCTTGTGTCTgttttttaagcaattttcttttcgcTTCCAAAACAAAGTCAACATCAACGGGATCATCTGTAAGATGATTAAGCAATTTAAGATCACTGGGGTCAGGATTTGGCAATCCACTAATATGAACGAGACTCCAAAAAATAGGATACCTTGACAGAGTTTGTTTACTGTATTTATCTGAGACCGCTACAACGCCGTACCCTCCTTGATGTTTCCGAACATAAGAGATAATAGAATgcaacaaattaaaaacatgTCCAAATTGTACATACTTGGTACAAATGTCCTTTTCaatgttaaaaattgaGCAAACACATTCAAGCTCAGCCGACGTACGGAGAGGCCATAATCCTTGGAACTCGGCATTGTGTAAAGACACAGCTACAGGTATAACTTCTGGTAATAAATAGAGAGGAGCAAGTGCTCCATGATAATCATTCACATGATATATATCTAACGGAAACCTTTTCCAAACTTCAGCAATGCATTGGTTCCAAacagaataaaaaattgccGAAGCCAAGTCATCCATTTTTAATGGATATGGTTCTTTACTAGACTGCTTGTAAAAAACTTCTGATTGCAGAAAGACGTATGTTATATTTCCCGATTTATATGAATAGCAGTTAACAACAAATTCATCATCACCAATTTTAACAGCAATCTTGGGTTCTGTACAAAGTTTATCGAATGGATATTCGACACCACTTATTATTGGAACGACCCATACCATATCTTGAAACTCCATGTGCTGTCCCATTAGTTGTGCCATTACTCCCAAACCGCCTATTTTAACTCGAATGCCCAGATCGGGTACATCATATTCTAAGGTGGCTACAAGAACATTTAATCGTTTTTCAGACTCTGGAAGCTGTTTGAGCAATTCTGAACTATTGTCGAGAGGTAAATGAACACTAAATGGAAATATCCGAGACATTATGCTCTTGATCTTTTGTTTCGCAACTTTTATGCCCCTATTATGGGAGCCGTTAAAAATGGTAACTCTGGAAAATGCGCCGCTGTACAAAGCTACCGAAAAAATACCAAATAGGGGTGGAAGAAGAATCAGTAGAACAATGGCAACGATTTGAACTGTCCAAGAACCCTTTGGAATATAATGTAACTGCCTCGTAAAATCGTTCAGATACATTTTATAAGAAAGGTATGGTTTCGGGGGCGGATCAAGGAAACGAATAAAATTAGATATACGACTACTTCCTGGGGGAACTCTATCAATTATAGTATCATTATCTAAATCACCGTAAACCCATCCTTGATCGGCATTATTGTCTGGATTCATGCCCCAAACGTTTAGAACAAGTTCAGCAGGCCAAgttgaaattaaatcatAACTCCAAGTCCGATTCTCTAAATTATATGACATCTTACTTGGCATTGAACCATCGTAGCCAAATCTGTTAAACGCACCTTGAACGAAAAGATTAGGAAATTGACGAGAATAATTTAACGTATCACCATGCTGAACGTGAGCAGTAGAAAGAGCGATACTAGACCAGTATTGAACTATAAGATGGTCCCCATCccatttttgcaaattagtGCCGTTCCAGGTCGGTTTTCGCAGCTTCTCGGAGGGAGTTGATACAGTTTTCCATTTTGAGTACGTTCCACCATAGTTCAATGAGAACCGATACTTATCAGCGCCAGCACCAGTGTGATTTACGTATAAGTCTCCGTTACTAGCTTTATAAAGAAGAGAAGGGCTGAAGGTAGCATTATTTGGATAGACCAAAGGATTTTCCTCATTTCCTACTCGAAATATGAGTCTagcaatttttgattgCATTGTTTGATTGGATGTACTTTTAACttcatttaaaagtaaCTCGTGCATCCCGTTCGGGACGGAATCAAGAGTAGCATTGAAAAACCACTTTGTAACTGGAGCATTCGTGTATTCTTGAGGTGCAGGTTGATCCAAATATCCGCAAGAAATGCTATCTTCTAGAATTTTTGGAGCAAATGAACTATTTAATGTACGCGAATTAAAGCCGATACGTTTAAATAGATCTTTACAATCGACTTCTTCTGAAAAACCAAGactaattttgaaagatgTAACTTCAGTTGCTGAGTATATACGAGAATCATGGCCCGGTAAGAATTTGGTCAAATATAAAGAAGGTCTAATCCAGTCctcttttttaacaaatattttagatCCGTATGCGTCAATAGTTAAGTGAGGGATGCATCCGATATTTCCAATATCTGGAGAATCAATAGTTGAGGTACTAAGGTCGATTTCCTCGTAAGGGTAAAGAAGATTCTTTACTGTAGATCCAGAAGAATAAGGGCCTAAAAGCGCCGGATACGGAGGAAATTTGTTATCAACTTGTCTCATACAATCCATGTCGTATGTCTTGGTAGTATTCTCATTTGTGAAAATAAGCCAAATGTAATCATTTTGAtcagaaaatttttgatatggTGCAAGAGGTCCTCTTATCATTGACCATAACCCCCAAGTTGTTGGATTTGATTCACCATATAATTCATTACCAGGGAAAGTACCTTCATGCGTCCATTTACCTATCAATTTCAAGTCCCATCCGTCTCTAACTTGAGGGAAATAAGAGCGAATCTCGTTCATTCTGGCAATATAATGCTTAGTAGGAGAAGTGGGATCAAGATGGTCCAAACTGTTCCAATCGTCCCTACATGCCTCACTTGCAGGTCCAAAGTCTAAGTCAGTATACTGAGTAGTGCCAATTTGATAACAGCCATGCTTTTGCCATCCAATCGAAGAAGTAATAGGCTGGCGACCGAATATATAATTTGCTGCTTGGTTATCAAGTAATTTGAGATTTTGCTCTTCCCCATAATAAATTAGAGGAATACCGGGCATAAGTAGGTGTACTACAAAAAGCCCCAAAAGCTGTTTGAATCTTCCATCTTTAATGGAGGGCCAACGGAAAATATCTTGATTTGTCAAACCATAAAGATGTCTAGgatcaaattttttggtattaGCGTTTATCATATCATCTTGAATCAGCATTTGGTTCCACATGGCAGCAAAGTCATGACGATTAAGATCGAATGCAGCAAATAGTTCTCCCTGCAGACCAAGCAGTAATGTTAGAGTACGATATACTGAGTAGTGAAATGAAACGGAGTCAAGAGCTGAATCGGATTCTTTCCTTAAGAAGTATTTTGATTCATTATAACCAGTCTGCAAAGCTATTTCTCGGTTATTGGGGCGCTGATCTGCTTGACGACCACGCCCGACATATATTGAGCCAAAATCAGCGCCACTAGTAACTTCACCgggaataaaaaaattctctTTTCCTATTTCACGAGCACATTGGCGAATATAAGCGCTCCAATCTCCAAGGAAATCAGCTGTAATTTGAGTGGCCTTATCAACACGGATTCCATCAATATCGAGCATTTTTACAGCTAAACATCCTAAATGTTTAAGCTTTTTAGCAACAATTGGGTCCCAATCTCTCAATCTATCTTGCACTGAAGCAAAATTTGACAGTTGGCGCCACCAAGGAGGATGATTACCAAAAGCTTCGACATCTCCATAGTGGTCGAAATCACCACTTAGACACATAACTTCAGAAATCGAATTAAGGTCTTCGGTATTATTGATTGGAAGACCCGTAACATCCCAAAAGGTAGGGGCATTACAAGAATACGAAGACCCGTTAGACAATTGAAAATCTGTGTAATGATATTCTGGGTGCTTATACTTCATTTTATATCCTTTGGTGCTAAAAGGAGCAGAAGTATTCGCGAACGACATTGAAGAATTCACGAAATAGCTAAGCTCAGAAAGAGTAGATATAGTAAAATCAACTACTACATAAAACCCTCTCTCAtgcaatttcattattgcTTCATGCCATTGATTGAGAGTTCCAGTATGCTTGTCGAGCAAAGTAAAATCAAGGGGAGAGTAGCCATCTGGGTACCAAGGCAAGTTCTGGAACGGTGTACCAGCTATATAAACAGCTTTAATGCCCATGCTTTCAAGATAATCTAGGGACCTTGGAGTTACAAGTCCAACAATATCACCACCTGCCCGAAATGTAACTTCATAAGGGTCAGATTCAAAGACAGTATCTTCAGCAACATCATTTTCGGGAACTCCGTTGGTCCATTTATCCAGGATAATGGTGTAAAAAGGTAGCGCTCTCCAGTTAGATGGAGAAGGAAAATACTCATGAGAATTCCATTCGGCACTataatccaaaattttttgagctGTCCAATTACGATTTAGATTCCAAGGTTCATTTTCATCAGTAAGGAAGGCTGCTGTTATAATTTGGATAAATaggaaaaatattaacaaaattgtAGGTATGCTAAAGAAGAGCATCTTTGATACAAAAAGATAGTAACAACACCTTTATTTTAACCTAAAAGAAGGACAAAAATTGAActagaaaagaaagtaaatgGAATTTGAGTGATGAAACACCTTCACCTAACTTCCAAATCTCGAGCAGAATTTAAGTGATTTTGAATAGGTTGA
This region of Schizosaccharomyces pombe strain 972h- genome assembly, chromosome: II genomic DNA includes:
- the mok12 gene encoding spore wall alpha-1,3-glucan synthase Mok12 yields the protein MLFFSIPTILLIFFLFIQIITAAFLTDENEPWNLNRNWTAQKILDYSAEWNSHEYFPSPSNWRALPFYTIILDKWTNGVPENDVAEDTVFESDPYEVTFRAGGDIVGLVTPRSLDYLESMGIKAVYIAGTPFQNLPWYPDGYSPLDFTLLDKHTGTLNQWHEAIMKLHERGFYVVVDFTISTLSELSYFVNSSMSFANTSAPFSTKGYKMKYKHPEYHYTDFQLSNGSSYSCNAPTFWDVTGLPINNTEDLNSISEVMCLSGDFDHYGDVEAFGNHPPWWRQLSNFASVQDRLRDWDPIVAKKLKHLGCLAVKMLDIDGIRVDKATQITADFLGDWSAYIRQCAREIGKENFFIPGEVTSGADFGSIYVGRGRQADQRPNNREIALQTGYNESKYFLRKESDSALDSVSFHYSVYRTLTLLLGLQGELFAAFDLNRHDFAAMWNQMLIQDDMINANTKKFDPRHLYGLTNQDIFRWPSIKDGRFKQLLGLFVVHLLMPGIPLIYYGEEQNLKLLDNQAANYIFGRQPITSSIGWQKHGCYQIGTTQYTDLDFGPASEACRDDWNSLDHLDPTSPTKHYIARMNEIRSYFPQVRDGWDLKLIGKWTHEGTFPGNELYGESNPTTWGLWSMIRGPLAPYQKFSDQNDYIWLIFTNENTTKTYDMDCMRQVDNKFPPYPALLGPYSSGSTVKNLLYPYEEIDLSTSTIDSPDIGNIGCIPHLTIDAYGSKIFVKKEDWIRPSLYLTKFLPGHDSRIYSATEVTSFKISLGFSEEVDCKDLFKRIGFNSRTLNSSFAPKILEDSISCGYLDQPAPQEYTNAPVTKWFFNATLDSVPNGMHELLLNEVKSTSNQTMQSKIARLIFRVGNEENPLVYPNNATFSPSLLYKASNGDLYVNHTGAGADKYRFSLNYGGTYSKWKTVSTPSEKLRKPTWNGTNLQKWDGDHLIVQYWSSIALSTAHVQHGDTLNYSRQFPNLFVQGAFNRFGYDGSMPSKMSYNLENRTWSYDLISTWPAELVLNVWGMNPDNNADQGWVYGDLDNDTIIDRVPPGSSRISNFIRFLDPPPKPYLSYKMYLNDFTRQLHYIPKGSWTVQIVAIVLLILLPPLFGIFSVALYSGAFSRVTIFNGSHNRGIKVAKQKIKSIMSRIFPFSVHLPLDNSSELLKQLPESEKRLNVLVATLEYDVPDLGIRVKIGGLGVMAQLMGQHMEFQDMVWVVPIISGVEYPFDKLCTEPKIAVKIGDDEFVVNCYSYKSGNITYVFLQSEVFYKQSSKEPYPLKMDDLASAIFYSVWNQCIAEVWKRFPLDIYHVNDYHGALAPLYLLPEVIPVAVSLHNAEFQGLWPLRTSAELECVCSIFNIEKDICTKYVQFGHVFNLLHSIISYVRKHQGGYGVVAVSDKYSKQTLSRYPIFWSLVHISGLPNPDPSDLKLLNHLTDDPVDVDFVLEAKRKLLKKQTQEWANLDVDPSAQLLVFVGRWSHQKGIDLIADLAPKLLTEHNVQLITIGPVIDLHGQFAAEKLEQIAKRFPTRVLCKPVFTAVPPFLFAGTDFALIPSRDEPFGLVAVEFGRKGVLCIGSRTGGLGHMPGWWFQMASPNTGHLLTQFENAITKALHSNGELRARLRVEALRQRFPVCIWKQKSENLLKSCIYVHEMETLKHASPTFKAYQFVVRICHYLTSKVKSINKDQVFNAFSPDVSERPPLFEVASCSNETDSVEKLTPELSVSPESDMHFKDGNSSKLEIVESKEIYASDSDISNSTSEDINKDECVSKDIEVDNFALNLQSQSYEGDSNDFGIREVPLSDANQSSQADSTSIDRYGPYSSQKVNFSKYKDFVESRPTFFQSSVTFTDADGSTRKTFSKRLENLTTSNTLKSLSVDHFIRKHERKYFNGLRKQEIDVKLKSRSDKEKSCTVSESYKQIDCDTYEATRLQKLLLHSIGGWPLYTIVLAIGQILGASSYQLTLLSGESAQSTVSMYILLSIFSFFSLFWWFLSRVVQARYILSLPFFFFGISFILVAITHFFQKTTACSVIQHIAAYVYAISSSTGSLYFAWNFGAEGGIATHHWILRACLVHGIQQIWSAILWSWGDLLSKKDLTQNVGPGIFAGGLIASFICFGLSYVTFAGLPAFYRQAPSIIPAFYRSLGKRNIVIWFFISQILINYWLAVPYGQAWRFFWNTSNTPLWSIIILLLIFFIVVWAVLLSVIKILSLNNVWFPVIFGLGLICPRWCLEFWSSSGLGINLPWAGKASALLTKSVWLLLALWDGIQGVGVGVMLLQTLARDHVAFTLMLAQVISCITIMIAKPSLPVSDRVFPNLGAWNPSEGPGPCASPCFYIALICQFVAVGGLLYHYRKSQLAL